The Lolium rigidum isolate FL_2022 chromosome 1, APGP_CSIRO_Lrig_0.1, whole genome shotgun sequence region GCCTTATGATGCTAGTgtattgcttcgaaagaatgagaaGGCAactatagatcaattgagatactctcaaatcattggttcgctCGTGTATTTAGCATGCGCTATGAGGCCTAGCATCTCGTTTGCGGTGAGAAAActtcggtttgtggccaacccgggagatgatcattggcatgctcttcatAGAGTGATGCGCTACCTAAAGGAAACCATGAGCTAtgaaattcattataccgggtatccaagagtaCTTGAAGgctatagtgattcaaattggatttCATATGCTGATGAGATGAAGGCCAAAAGTGGATATGTATTCACTCTTGGAGGTGGCACTATtttctggaagtcttgcaagtaaaccatcttaacgaggttaaaaaatggaagcagaactcacaacgTTAGACACAactactgtcgaagcggaatggttTCGTGAGCTCTTGACGGACTTGCCTatagttgaaaaaccaataccgtctCTTCTCATGAACTATGATAATCGAATTGTGATTGTCAAAATAagcagttctaaggataatatgaagagtTCAAAACATGTCAAGAGAAGATTGAAGTATGTAAGAAAACTGAAAGCTCTGGAGTTATAGCATTCATTATGTCCAAACAGctaagaaacatgatagaccttgcatcgagggagatggtgtGAGACCCacgtgagttgccgagggggtaacctaacctatgtgatcggaaatcccgtgaattaggagctgagaaaacaaaccggagcaactgggttgagagaaaatttatacTCCCACTCCGCGGAAGAAGTAAAATTCCCTAATAGTTACTATAAGAACGGTTAACAATGCTTTAATGTGTCTTGTGCGGCTTTTGATGAGCGAAGACACTATCCTACAGGGTGATCTTTAAAGAACACACCTATGTGAGTGACATTGTTGGTCACAGTGCGGGAGatgtgggtgaatctctagtaagctcatgaaaggcggaggagtatgacttataagatcCACCCGAGGCGAAGGCTAAGGTAGcgtagtaccgtgccggcattgcgTGAAACTTACTGCACAAGATAACAATTCTAGGCCTAGTCCATTGTACAGTTGTAGCCATGCGTAGCTCCTAGTCTAGgtcgaagttcaacttaacggtctccaCTTAAGTGCAAGTATATTAAACATTGATTGTAATTATTGTGACACATGATGTTCCTCTGAGATCTGGTGGGGATTGTTGGatatagatgggctgcagccaagGAAGCAGCCCATATAGCTTATAATTCCTAAAATCTCATGGCCTGTTACGTTGGCAGCGTGGGGAAAACTTTGTGGACAAAAATTtaatcccacattgctagttgggagagagttggaattGTTTATAAGAGTTGTGTTTctactccttccaagtgagtgagaagagaatgagccctcgcgcactcctcctcctctgccgcccacCTCGCCTCGCCACGCATCGCACGCACACGCAATTTGTGTTTCATCTCACGAGTTCGAGTTCGAAACAGCTTGggtggaagcctaaattttttgcttggtgcaccaattgAGTTGGGTAAGTCTTGACGTGTTGTCTGCATGTTCGCTCCCTGGGTACGTGTCACGCATGCACAACGGCTCACCTCCCAGGCTATACCAGAAGACATAATAGATCTGGAATACAATTGTTCTTTCTGTCTCTCTCTCGCGATCAAGTTCCTTTTATTGTGCTGCTTTACAGTCTTCccaatcccggcgactgcgtgcacggctgcccgggagagcaggcctcaaaAATCCCGTCCGTCGAAattctgcaccgggagacggacgATAAGGTTATTGGAGCGTTTCAGTGCGACTGCACGCTAATGTTCGAGTTCTTCATCGCCGGTTCGTCTTCTTTACTCGATAGATCCGGCTACTCCGAGCACATTATGGGCGACACCAACAACAGCCATGGTGATGCTGCTGCTGGAGCCACCTTTCCGATTGCGATGTACGTGCTCATCCTCTCTTACCTTGcattgctacttgttccatgttcagatatgATGCAAGTGCTTAGTCCGATGTACATGGTTAAATATGctagtgcatctgtaatgttactttcggtaattaaactcactcgAAAATTGCCTAATACTCTAACACTTGAAGACTCAAATGATTAATCAGATTTGGAATACAAATGTAGGCACAGTAAGTGCGTTTTATTGTCAACAAGAAAAAACCTAAAAACATCACCGGATCCTCGAAAAAACATAAGCACCACTTTATATTACAGTACAACTCATACCAAACACGCTtttgtcgtcgtcatcatcaactAGAAACCTGCCTGTGGCCTTTTGATATGTCTAGGCACCGCCGCCGGAGGAGCCATACTTGCTCCCGAAGAAGACGATCTGCAGCTTGTCGTATCCCGCAAGCGCGCCGGCCCCGGCGATGGCGCGAAGGACGTTGGCGCCGGCGCCTTTGAACAGAGACTTGGCGCCCTCGTTCTTGATGATCTGCGCAAAGGCGTCCACGGAGCCCCTGTACTTGACGGCCTCTCCGgaggtcatcatcatcctcctgcGGACGGTGTCCAGCGGGTAAGACGCGAGGTTGGCGCCGGTGGTGATCATCCACCCGAGCGCCAGGCTCGCGAAGAAGCTGTCGTGCAGCGCCCCGGTGAGGAGCAGTGGCTTGAGGGAGTCGTACATCCCGAAGTAGAGGCCGCGGTAGACGATGATCCCGACGCACGAGACGTTGAACCCGCGGTAGAGCCCGGCGACGCCGTCGGAGCGGAGCGTCTTGCGGTAGACATCGACGAGGCCGGTGAACTGCCGCTCTCCGCCCTTGGTCGCGGAGGATCTGTAGTCGTTGGTCAGCCGTGTCCTCGCGTAGTCGAGGGAGTAGACGAAGAGCAGGGAGGTCGCGCCGGCCGCGCTGCCGGAGGCGATGTTCCCCGCGAACCATTTCAGGTACCCGTCTTTGTCTCTCTTGAAGTTGAACAGGCCTTTGAAGTAGTCTTTGAACGCGAAGTTCAGTGCCTGCGTGCCACATAAGAGGAGCGATGGAAAATTAGAGCTTCTAGTATAATATGAGCTGAAGATCAAATGCTAATGCTCCCTCCATCCTATTAAACTTGTCTGAGGTTTATCAAATTTTGGATGAATCTAGATGTTAATTAGTGTCTAGATACTAAATTTAGACAACTCTTAGACAACTTTCGTGAAAGGGAGGAAATATAAGACATTTTTGTAGGTGATTGAGGGAGTAGGTAGAAGGAACTATCCACTGTGTTACAATTGCATAATTTTAGCCTTTTTAGTTGAGTTAATACATTATATTCCGAAATGCACATTTGATTCCAGGTGTACATGCTCCATGTACCTAGAACAACACGTACGTATTTTGAAATGCTAAAAAACTTGGGAATTGTTATTGACCCGTATATCTCCACATTTTATATGCTCACTCAGTGTTTCGTAAAAATCTGACATTCTTTGTAGCCTGTGTAAAAAGATAAAAACTCACAAAAGCCTATTTTCAgcaacatttttttctttttctgcatAGGCAATATAAAAATTCGTTTTTTTCTCCAAACGACTCTTTGTGAGCACGTGCGATATGGATGTACGTGCAACATTTTTTTTGATTATTTTGACACTTAATATGTTTAAAATATATTTCAAATAAATAGAGCAAGATTTTGCACGTGGGATATGGATGTAAGCGCACCAATAATTTTCTTTGACTTAACTGTAGCGTCGTTTATAAGAACTAAAAGTATTTCCTTTGACTTAATCTAATGTCCAATTGGTCCCTTCAAGTATTTTTCATCTGTCCCCGAACCAAAGTTACatacaacaaaaaaataaaaataaactattgCGAGAAGAATCTCTTCAAGAGctgaggaaagaaaagaaaaaattaaaAGGTTTCTGATTAGTGAGATTGTGATAATTTCGGAGGTATTGGAATAAATTCAAACCAGATTCAAATAAGATTCTAGTTTCGCAAGATTGATGAAATCTAGGCTGAATAAACCTTAATATATTTTTCAAAGATTCTGATATCTCGGTGCGATGCTAAATGATATTTAGTTTTCGTACAGGATGAAAATTTAAAATCCTGGCCGAAAAGCATGGACTCCAAAACGTCAACGGGTGATGCATGGCTAATTACCTGCGTGGGGAAGTATCTGATGACGTTGGTGGTGTTCCCTCTCCAGAGGGAGAGAAACCCTTCGTCCCTGACGGTGCGCGAGAAGCAGTCCCCGATCCCCTTGTACGGCTCCGACAGCCTCCCGGCCCTGATGATGGCGTCCTGGTTCTGCAGCAGCATCTTCACCCGCTCCACCGGCGCCGCCAGGGTCTTGGACACCGACGACGACACGCCCCCCAGGAGGAAGTCGGCCGCGAAGTTTTTGCTGttctccttctccgccggcgCCGACGCCATGATCCCCGCAGCGGCTGGGAAAGCTGCTGCAGTGCACTTCCGTTGGGAAGTGCTCCATAGGCTTGGAGGCATGTAGGCTCGTGTTGTCTTGAGGTGGTGAGCGTGGAGCCGCCGCCATGAACGCCTGTGGTGGGCTGGTCTGCCATTTTCAGTTGATAACAGTTACAAGCTGTAGGAGAGGAACTTATATGGTACACCGCACGACTTGTTGCTTTTCCTTCCCGGAAGCTCGCGCGATTGATGTGTGAGAGGTCTCAGGCGTCACCACTTCCGTAGATAGGCACGACACATTCATCGATACGACTATGGATGAGCCGTGCCTGCATGCGCTTCATGGAATCGAGCGAATAGTCAATTGGTCATGTGCGGATGTGCCTTGACTCCACGCTTTGATGGTCTTTTTTCTCTCCAGTTAGTTGGAAATTGTACTAACCATGACCGTATGTGTGTTCCACACTTCCTAGTGATTGTTTTTATGGGCCACGCCCAGCAAGTGGCCATGAGTTACCCAGCCTGATATCTTTATGTTGTAACTACTGTGTACtggtttctgaaaaaaaaaactactttGTACTGAAGATcttaataaaaaaacagaaagagATGTTACATATCTCTTCGGTGGGCGATCCTAGCTGGCGGTCGTTCGCTCAAAGCTTGCTTAGCGATCACTTTCCGACAGCTTTTTTGGGTTACGTGAGCAAACCACTTTCTTCTCCTTTCTCTGACTCAAAACTTATCAAATtcgaaattttaaaatgttttatctctcaaacaacaactccgatttaagatccgttttcacaatcaaatccgtctcgacgagatcttcaaaactagcacccatgttgatatgtttcgacaaacttattttccggctaaaagttatcaaccctctctatctgaataatcaacccctccgtacttgagtgatcaacggtaaatatataaaaatatcaacctggtgcagcctattgagggaaagttctgcatgcatgcacaaaaagaCGAATCCGCTGATGTCAacagaatcttttccaaatttgaaaattcaaaatgttttaactctcaaacgacaacttcaaattaagattcgttttcaccaataaatccatctcgacgagatcttcaaaactagcacccatattgatatgtttcgagaaactttttttcgggctaaaagttatcaaccctatcTATCTGAATAATTAACCCcttcgtacttgagtgatcaacggtgaatgtataaaatCATAAGCGGACCCAGGAAAATTTTGAAGCCTGGGCAAATAAGTCTATGGTGCTAATTTTGTATCAAATACATATGAAATATGGGCAAAAATAAGCCTATCGGCTGGCCGGAAGCCTGGGCGGCTGCCCGGGCAATAGGGATGCTAGGTACGcctatgtataaaattatcaacctggtgtaggctattgagggaaagttctgcatgcatgcataaatagacgaatatgctgatgtcagcggaatcttttccaaatttgtaaattcaaaacgttttaactttcaaacgacaactccaaattaagattcggtttcaccaataaatccgtctcaacgatatcttcaaaactagcacccatgttgatatgtttcgagaaactttttttcgggctaaaatttatcaaccctctctatctgaataattaACTCCTAACCTGgtgtaggctattgagggaaagttctgcatgcatgcacaaatagacgaatatgctgatgtcagcagaatattttccaaatttgtaaattcaaaacgttttaactttcaaacgacaactccaaattaagattcggtttcaccaataaatccgtctcgacgagatcttcaaaactagcacccatgttgatatatttcgagaaactttttttcgggctaaaatttatcaaccctctctatctgaataatcaacccctccgtacttgagtgatcaacggtaaatgtaaaaaattatcaaccccaaagttaattttatttgaaacagtttagcgattttttttagtttagaagctatcaacccagtatcctgttatttatcaacagtaaatataaataactaccaaccctaaaaatctaattttattttgaatattttggcgactctttttagtttacaagttatcaacccggtgccccgttatttatcaatggtaattataaataactaccaaccctaaaaagtattccatttagaatattttagcgaacattttttgttttacaagctatcaacccggtgcttcgttatttatcaacgataaatataaataaataataaccctaaaaagtatttcacttaaaatattttagcgactctcttttagtttagaagctatcaacccggtgacccgctatttatcaatggtaaatataaataaatatcaaccctaaaaatttaatttaatttaaaatatgtagcgactctttttttatttacaagttatcaacccggtgccccgttatttatcaacggtaaatataaatacctagcaaccctaaaaagtaattttcattaagaatttttttagcaacttttgttagcttacaacttaaaacagtacttaatttgagtagcaagtggtagtacatttgagttgcaagtggatcttcccacccgttattttcccccttaaaaaccactgacccgaaaaagggaattgcaaaaggaccccattaaaaaatgaattaccgtacgaaaaaaaacccaaaagggaattgcaaaaagagaattcagagtctgcctcgtgctgaagaaaaagagtgagatgctatgtgtatgcatgcaacaacttatgaaaaagtgctgaaaagttggctcattaaatgcaaatccatgagatgctctgtgcatgtgcatgcatgcaatgTGAACACTCTTGactgcatgcaacttgcaaagtagtaatacaagctgttagtgtgaacacgtgtgaacgcaattaaaacactacgtgatacaaagggaattgattgagtcgcgctttcgcgcgagcgctccgcgccgacagaaaccgatcgctcgagcgagcgattgccagggaggggattcgCTCTTCGGTTGTTCTAATAGGGGCGGACCGAGGGCATGTGTTCACTTTGTAAATTAGACAAATTTCTTACTTAGGGAGAGGTTGTCGCACACACTGTCATAGATGAATTTATCTATCTGAAAATAAGTGACCAAAATTTATCTGGATTGCATGgcgattttttttaataatacatTTTTTCGTTATTTTCATAAATAATACTCGGTTTCAATCTTTTTTCAgcaataatacaccgtcggggatCAATACCTCGATTTCAAAATTTCTGGGACAACAAACCTGATTAGTGGTA contains the following coding sequences:
- the LOC124703115 gene encoding ADP,ATP carrier protein 1, mitochondrial-like → MPPSLWSTSQRKCTAAAFPAAAGIMASAPAEKENSKNFAADFLLGGVSSSVSKTLAAPVERVKMLLQNQDAIIRAGRLSEPYKGIGDCFSRTVRDEGFLSLWRGNTTNVIRYFPTQALNFAFKDYFKGLFNFKRDKDGYLKWFAGNIASGSAAGATSLLFVYSLDYARTRLTNDYRSSATKGGERQFTGLVDVYRKTLRSDGVAGLYRGFNVSCVGIIVYRGLYFGMYDSLKPLLLTGALHDSFFASLALGWMITTGANLASYPLDTVRRRMMMTSGEAVKYRGSVDAFAQIIKNEGAKSLFKGAGANVLRAIAGAGALAGYDKLQIVFFGSKYGSSGGGA